Part of the Candidatus Baltobacteraceae bacterium genome is shown below.
CGGGTTCGGAATGATGAAGGCGCGATCGCGCAGGTGCAGCGCGCGGAAAGCGGCGGTCTTTTCGGCGTGACTCTTCATTCCCGAGGCTTCGACGTACCCACGTAGAAGCGCCTGGGATGGAGCGTTGGCCCGAACTTCGCTACGACGATTGGAAAGATACGCAGCAAACGCTGCAGATGTGGACGCAGATCGTCGGAAAGATCCGGCTGCGTCAGGAGCCGCTGATCAATCATTGGTGGAACGTCGCGCTGTACGTCACGCAGCGCGGACTGACGACCTCGCCAATGCCGTATCGCGATGGCCGGACGTTTGCAATCGACTTCGATTTCATCGACCACGTGCTGCGGATTACCGACTGCGATGCGAACGCCCGCGAGCTCGCGCTCGAGCCGATGAGCGTCGCGGCGTTCTACGGTAAAATCATGCACGAGTTGGCCGTAATGAACTTTCCGGTGCGGATCAATACGAAGCCAAACGAGGTCGTCGAGGCGATTGCGTTCGAGGCCGACGAGACGCACGCGTCGTACGATCGCCGATACGTCGAGCGCTTCTGGCGCGCACTCGTGCAGATCGATCGGCTTTGCAAAAAATTTCGGGCCGGCTTTCTCGGTAAAGCCAGCCCCGTGCACTTCTTCTGGGGCAGCTTCGATTTGGCCGTGTCGCTGTTCTCGGGACGCCCAGCGCCCCCGCATCCCGGCGGCTTTCCTAACCTGCCCGATCGCGTGACGCGCGAAGCGTATTCGCATGAGGAACAGAGTTTTGGCTTCTGGCCCGGCGGTAACGGTGCGGAGGCTGCCTTTTACGCATACGCGTATCCGGAGCCGGCCGGCTACGCGCAAGCGACGGTACGCCCCGAAGCCGCGGGTTGGAACGCGCAGATGCGCGAGTTCCTGTTGCCCTACGAAAGCGTACGTACGTCGGCCGATCCCGACGATGCAGTGCTTTCGTTTTTTACCTCCGCCTACGATGCAGGTGCCGGGTCGGCACGCTGGGAGGGCGGCCTGCGACGATGAGCGATCTGATTTCGCATACCGAGTACCAGACGATCCAAACACCGGCGCGTTACGAGATTCGCGACATCACCGAAATGGTCGAACGCGCGCGGGCAAACGCCGGGCTATGGGACGGGTTCGTGCTCGTGAGCACGATGCACATCACGTCGAGCATCTTCGTCAACGATCACGAATCGGGTCTTTGGCAGGACATCATGACGTGGCTCGAAGAGCTCGCGCCGCAAAAGCCGCAGTACCGGCATCACCTCACCGGTGAAGACAACGCCGACGCACACCTCAAGCGCATGCTGCTCGGTCATCAGGTGATCGTGCCCGTCACGAAAGGAAAGCTCGATCTCGGTCCGTGGGAACGCGTGCACTACGGCGAGTTCGACGGTTGCCGTCCCAAGCGGGTTCTGCTCAAAGCGCTAGGGATAGCGGAAGAAGGTCGAAGCACACGCTCGTGAGACTCGCAGGCCGCTTCGCCCTCGCGCTGCTCGTTGCGGCCGCAACGGCAACCACCGCTCGTGCCGAGGATTGGCCGCTGTTCGGGCACGATTCGGCGCGCACCGGCGTCGATGCCGGCGGTACGGCGATTACCGCGTCCAACGTTCGCCGCTTGCGTATGCGCTGGCAGGTTTCGCTCGGTACCACCGCCGATTCGACGCCGATCTTTCTCGAGCGCGTCCCGATTCACGGCCGAGTTCGCCCGATGCTCTTTCAGACCGACAAGAGCGGCGTGACGTACGGCATCGACGCGTTGACGGGGCTCATTCGCTGGCGGTTTCGCACGCACGGTCCGAACATCACGACGTCGACGCCGGCAGCGGATCCCACGGGTTTGGCCGTGTACGTTCCGGGTGTCGACGCAATGCTGCACAAGCTCGACGCCGCGACGGGTCGCGAGTTGGGAGCGCCCGGTTTCCCGGCGCGCATCACGCGCATGCCGCAAACCGAAAAAGACGCGTCGGCGCTCAATCTCGCCAACGGACGTCTCTATGCAACGACGTCGGGCTATTACGGCGACGCGCCGCCGTACATCGGTCACGTCGTCAGCGTTCGTTTGAGCGACGGAGGGACGCACGTATTCAACTCGCTCTGCAGCGATACGACCGGGTTGCCCGGACCGAACACGTGCCCGGCAAGCGACTCGGGCATTTGGGGACGCGGCGGCGCCGTCGTCGATCCGGATCCGTCGATGCACGGCGCGGTCTACGCAGCGACCGGTAACGGTGAGTTCGACGTCCGTGACGGCGGCAGCGACTACGGCGACTCGGTGATCGCCGTCAGCGCGGACGCAACGCAGTTATTCGGTCACTATACGCCCAGCGACTACGCGCAGCTCGATAGCGGCGACGTCGACGTGGGCAGCACGTCGCCGGTGGTATTGCCGCGCCAGCCGGGAAGCCGAACGCCGCTGATGCTCGCGCAGGGCGGTAAAGATGCGATTTTGCGCCTGGTTAACCGCGATCCGCTGCCGGGCATCGCGCACGAGCTGCAGCAAATTTCGCTCCCGCAAGGGCTCTTTTCGACGCCCGCCGTGTGGACCGAAGGCAATCGCACGTGGCTCTTCGTCGGGCTTTCGCAGGCGGTCGATGCGTACGTTCTCGTCACCAACGCCAACGGGGAGAGCCGCTTGCGCGGCGTTTGGCATTCGCCGGCAGGCAGCACCGGCGGCGAGGGCACGTCGCCCGTGGTGAGCAACGGCGTTGTGTTCGCCGCGTTCGACAACCAAATCGTGGCGCTGAGCGCCCATACCGGCAGAACGCTCTGGTCGAGCGCTCGGCGCAGTGCGTTGCGCTCGATCGGCCCAGTGCATTGG
Proteins encoded:
- a CDS encoding DUF5996 family protein; this encodes MERWPELRYDDWKDTQQTLQMWTQIVGKIRLRQEPLINHWWNVALYVTQRGLTTSPMPYRDGRTFAIDFDFIDHVLRITDCDANARELALEPMSVAAFYGKIMHELAVMNFPVRINTKPNEVVEAIAFEADETHASYDRRYVERFWRALVQIDRLCKKFRAGFLGKASPVHFFWGSFDLAVSLFSGRPAPPHPGGFPNLPDRVTREAYSHEEQSFGFWPGGNGAEAAFYAYAYPEPAGYAQATVRPEAAGWNAQMREFLLPYESVRTSADPDDAVLSFFTSAYDAGAGSARWEGGLRR
- a CDS encoding secondary thiamine-phosphate synthase enzyme YjbQ is translated as MSDLISHTEYQTIQTPARYEIRDITEMVERARANAGLWDGFVLVSTMHITSSIFVNDHESGLWQDIMTWLEELAPQKPQYRHHLTGEDNADAHLKRMLLGHQVIVPVTKGKLDLGPWERVHYGEFDGCRPKRVLLKALGIAEEGRSTRS
- a CDS encoding PQQ-binding-like beta-propeller repeat protein, with amino-acid sequence MRLAGRFALALLVAAATATTARAEDWPLFGHDSARTGVDAGGTAITASNVRRLRMRWQVSLGTTADSTPIFLERVPIHGRVRPMLFQTDKSGVTYGIDALTGLIRWRFRTHGPNITTSTPAADPTGLAVYVPGVDAMLHKLDAATGRELGAPGFPARITRMPQTEKDASALNLANGRLYATTSGYYGDAPPYIGHVVSVRLSDGGTHVFNSLCSDTTGLPGPNTCPASDSGIWGRGGAVVDPDPSMHGAVYAATGNGEFDVRDGGSDYGDSVIAVSADATQLFGHYTPSDYAQLDSGDVDVGSTSPVVLPRQPGSRTPLMLAQGGKDAILRLVNRDPLPGIAHELQQISLPQGLFSTPAVWTEGNRTWLFVGLSQAVDAYVLVTNANGESRLRGVWHSPAGSTGGEGTSPVVSNGVVFAAFDNQIVALSAHTGRTLWSSARRSALRSIGPVHWESPIVVDGAVFCSDENGHLTAYALR